The following coding sequences lie in one Kribbella sp. NBC_00709 genomic window:
- a CDS encoding MFS transporter, whose translation MSVYRSADPVRTYYVYNAAWSFLAALSFTLSAVYYVRDAGLNPLQMVLVGTTLELACFLFEIPTGIVADLYSRRLSIIIGFVLIGAGFLLQGLVPAFLAILAAQVLWGVGFTFTSGADQAWITDEIGTERAAPVFVRAQQFELGGKIVGIVSAGALGLISLPLPMVLSGAGMFLLALMLAVFMREQNFHRTPREERETFRQMADTFKTGLAVARRRPVVRTLVVISLISGLASEAFDRLWSVKILTFTFPTTFGTSDPAFWFAVLGLVGTLLSLGTSLALNRFSPERLQALHPTGILATLALLQVVGVVGFALLGNLWLALAAMWLNTVAGTIAYPIESAWLNRHVDSRSRATVISMVSQANAIGQVIGGPPLGALGRSSLRSALLASGVILTPIPVLYLRLKDARRTPVEEVSPRS comes from the coding sequence ATGTCTGTCTATCGGTCTGCCGACCCTGTCCGGACGTACTACGTCTACAACGCCGCGTGGTCGTTCCTCGCCGCCCTGTCGTTCACGCTGAGCGCGGTGTACTACGTCCGGGACGCCGGACTGAACCCGCTGCAGATGGTCCTGGTCGGGACCACCCTCGAGCTCGCCTGCTTCCTGTTCGAGATCCCCACCGGCATCGTCGCCGACCTCTACAGCCGCCGGCTGTCGATCATCATCGGCTTCGTGCTGATCGGCGCCGGCTTCCTGCTCCAGGGCCTGGTGCCCGCCTTCCTGGCGATCCTCGCGGCACAGGTGCTGTGGGGCGTCGGCTTCACGTTCACCTCCGGCGCCGACCAGGCCTGGATCACCGACGAGATCGGCACCGAGCGCGCTGCCCCGGTGTTCGTCCGGGCGCAGCAGTTCGAACTCGGCGGCAAGATCGTCGGGATCGTCTCCGCCGGCGCACTCGGCCTGATCAGCCTGCCGCTGCCGATGGTGCTCTCCGGCGCCGGGATGTTCCTGCTCGCGCTGATGCTCGCCGTATTCATGCGCGAACAGAACTTCCACCGCACGCCACGCGAGGAGCGCGAGACGTTCCGGCAGATGGCCGACACGTTCAAGACCGGTCTCGCGGTCGCCCGGCGGCGTCCCGTCGTACGGACCCTGGTGGTGATCAGCCTGATCTCCGGCCTGGCCAGCGAGGCGTTCGACCGGCTGTGGTCGGTGAAGATCCTGACCTTCACCTTCCCGACGACGTTCGGTACGTCGGACCCCGCGTTCTGGTTCGCCGTACTGGGTCTGGTCGGCACGTTGCTCTCGCTGGGTACGTCGCTCGCGCTGAACCGGTTCTCCCCCGAACGCCTGCAGGCGCTCCATCCGACCGGCATCCTCGCGACGCTCGCGCTCCTGCAGGTCGTCGGCGTGGTGGGTTTCGCGCTGCTCGGCAACCTCTGGCTCGCGCTCGCGGCGATGTGGCTGAACACCGTCGCCGGCACCATCGCCTACCCGATCGAGTCCGCGTGGCTGAACCGGCACGTCGACTCCCGCTCGCGGGCCACCGTCATCTCGATGGTCTCGCAGGCGAACGCGATCGGTCAGGTCATCGGCGGCCCACCCCTCGGCGCCCTCGGCCGCTCGTCGCTCCGCAGCGCCCTCCTGGCGTCGGGCGTGATCCTGACCCCGATCCCGGTGTTGTACCTGCGGCTGAAAGACGCACGCCGTACGCCGGTGGAAGAGGTCAGTCCTCGATCTTGA
- a CDS encoding phosphotransferase enzyme family protein, whose amino-acid sequence MSAVTEALGIDAVRLEPTRPGDDESAANGNWHLWTRDGEHHILRRYHVLRTEPDLAFETKVLEHLTARGWCVPAKVAGPVRYDERWWAVTRFVPGRPHKEETAAQQGERGELLARLHADLRGLDLGPRPGFFQAADLDAMGEFQSWDRGIELLRRRHPELAGRAERAMEAAKQLVIERDLLGLPQTIVHGDFASWNVHFSDDGRLAGVIDFDLCHPDSRAWEFVIARLDLAPGLLAGYQRATADPLNESELAAIEPLQIVLQVLMVMAGLWNGQHSGYFDEAMIARHLDKARS is encoded by the coding sequence ATGTCTGCTGTGACTGAGGCTCTGGGGATCGACGCAGTTCGGCTGGAGCCCACGCGGCCCGGAGATGACGAGTCGGCCGCGAACGGCAACTGGCATCTGTGGACGCGCGATGGAGAGCATCACATCCTCCGGCGCTACCACGTGCTGCGGACCGAGCCGGACCTCGCGTTCGAGACCAAGGTTCTCGAGCACCTGACGGCCCGTGGATGGTGCGTCCCCGCGAAGGTTGCCGGGCCGGTCCGGTACGACGAGCGTTGGTGGGCGGTCACGCGGTTCGTACCGGGGCGACCGCACAAAGAGGAGACAGCGGCGCAGCAAGGTGAGCGGGGTGAGCTGCTGGCCCGATTGCATGCCGACCTGCGCGGCCTCGACCTGGGACCACGGCCCGGGTTCTTCCAGGCGGCGGATCTGGATGCGATGGGGGAATTCCAGAGCTGGGACCGTGGCATCGAGCTGCTCCGCCGCCGGCATCCCGAGCTGGCCGGTCGGGCGGAGCGGGCCATGGAGGCCGCCAAGCAGTTGGTGATCGAGCGCGACCTGCTCGGGCTGCCGCAGACGATCGTGCACGGGGACTTCGCGAGCTGGAATGTGCATTTCAGTGACGACGGCCGGCTCGCCGGGGTGATCGACTTCGACCTCTGCCACCCGGACAGTCGCGCCTGGGAGTTCGTGATCGCGCGGCTGGATCTGGCCCCCGGGCTGCTGGCGGGATACCAGCGAGCCACGGCGGACCCGCTCAATGAATCGGAGCTGGCGGCGATCGAGCCGCTGCAGATCGTGCTCCAGGTGCTGATGGTGATGGCCGGGCTCTGGAACGGGCAGCACAGCGGGTACTTCGACGAGGCGATGATCGCCCGCCATCTGGACAAAGCCAGGTCTTGA
- a CDS encoding ABC transporter permease, translating into MSATFEVKPAPAPPASRPGETAARKPPRTSRRTQARRSLRRHWQLYLLIIPPLAYFVIFKYVPITNAVIAFKDYSPVKGPWGSDWVGFKNFELFFQNPVFWTLVKNTFLLSVYTVLASFPIPIILAIALNEIRNGRFKKTVQLVTYAPYFISTVVVVSMTILVLSPRLGFVNDAIGLFGVPSIDFLGRPDYFRHIYVWSDVWQTTGYSAVIYLAALSGIDPALHESARIDGASRLQRIRNVDLPGIMPTAVIILVLGVGNIMSIGFEKAFLLQNPLNTAQSEIIATYVYKTGLLNADFSMATAIGLFNSVINLFLLLGVNFAAKRITGNGLWS; encoded by the coding sequence GTGAGCGCAACCTTCGAGGTGAAACCGGCGCCGGCGCCCCCGGCGTCGCGGCCCGGTGAGACGGCTGCCCGGAAACCACCGCGGACTTCCCGCCGGACCCAGGCCCGGCGCAGCCTGCGGCGGCACTGGCAGCTCTATCTGCTGATCATCCCGCCGCTCGCGTACTTCGTCATCTTCAAGTACGTCCCGATCACCAACGCGGTGATCGCGTTCAAGGACTACAGCCCGGTCAAGGGCCCGTGGGGCAGCGACTGGGTCGGCTTCAAGAACTTCGAGCTGTTCTTCCAGAACCCGGTGTTCTGGACCCTGGTGAAGAACACCTTCCTGCTGTCGGTCTACACCGTGCTGGCCAGCTTCCCGATCCCGATCATCCTGGCGATCGCGCTGAACGAGATCCGCAACGGCCGGTTCAAGAAGACCGTGCAGTTGGTCACGTACGCGCCGTACTTCATCTCCACCGTCGTGGTGGTCTCGATGACGATCCTGGTGCTGTCGCCGCGGCTCGGATTCGTGAACGACGCGATCGGGCTCTTCGGCGTACCGTCGATCGACTTCCTCGGCCGGCCGGACTACTTCCGGCACATCTACGTCTGGTCCGACGTCTGGCAGACCACCGGGTACTCCGCGGTGATCTACCTGGCCGCGCTGTCCGGGATCGACCCGGCGCTCCACGAGTCGGCCCGGATCGACGGCGCCAGCCGGCTGCAGCGGATCCGGAATGTCGACCTGCCCGGCATCATGCCGACCGCGGTCATCATCCTGGTCCTCGGCGTCGGCAACATCATGTCGATCGGGTTCGAGAAGGCGTTCCTGCTGCAGAACCCGTTGAACACCGCCCAATCCGAGATCATCGCCACCTACGTCTACAAGACCGGTCTGCTGAACGCGGACTTCAGCATGGCGACCGCCATCGGGCTGTTCAACTCGGTGATCAACCTCTTCCTGCTGCTCGGCGTGAACTTCGCCGCCAAGCGCATCACCGGAAACGGACTCTGGT